In one window of Alkalilimnicola sp. S0819 DNA:
- the lexA gene encoding transcriptional repressor LexA produces MQQLTPRQQQILELIRGFIADTGYPPTRAEIARTLGFRSANAAEEHLRALARKGMIELRAGASRGIRLLEKEPEEPGLPVIGRVAAGSPLLAQEHVERHCPLAPELFQPAADYLLRVRGMSMRDAGILDGDLLAVHRSHEARNGQIVVARLDDEVTVKRFERQGSRLRLLAENPDFAPIEVDLSREPVTIEGLAVGVIRNM; encoded by the coding sequence ATGCAACAGCTCACCCCCCGGCAGCAGCAGATACTGGAGCTGATCCGCGGCTTCATCGCCGATACCGGCTACCCGCCCACCCGGGCGGAAATCGCCCGCACGCTCGGCTTCCGCTCGGCCAATGCCGCCGAGGAGCATCTGCGGGCGCTTGCCCGCAAGGGCATGATCGAGCTGCGGGCCGGCGCTTCCCGGGGCATACGTCTGCTGGAGAAGGAACCGGAAGAGCCCGGCCTGCCGGTGATCGGCCGGGTGGCCGCCGGCAGCCCCCTGCTCGCCCAGGAGCACGTGGAGCGCCACTGCCCGCTGGCCCCCGAGCTGTTCCAGCCGGCGGCCGATTATCTGCTGCGGGTGCGGGGCATGAGCATGCGCGATGCGGGCATTCTCGACGGCGATCTGCTCGCCGTGCACCGCAGCCACGAGGCTCGCAACGGCCAGATCGTGGTGGCCCGGCTGGACGACGAGGTCACCGTCAAGCGCTTCGAACGCCAGGGCTCGCGGCTGCGGCTGCTGGCGGAGAACCCGGATTTCGCCCCGATTGAAGTCGACTTGAGCCGCGAGCCGGTCACCATCGAGGGCCTGGCCGTGGGCGTGATCCGGAACATGTAA
- a CDS encoding peroxiredoxin, protein MANKLLIVMANIDPDCGPGVGVPLRQAAVAASMEYDVEVIFAGVTGRLALPGAAERVEIGDKCGKNAYQMIREAHEEGVTFKVGTSVVELYGEEFIAEVAEIVGGAYVISEAMDDETVTFTY, encoded by the coding sequence ATGGCGAACAAATTACTGATTGTGATGGCCAATATCGATCCTGACTGCGGACCCGGCGTGGGTGTGCCGCTGCGTCAGGCGGCGGTGGCGGCGAGCATGGAATATGACGTGGAAGTGATCTTTGCCGGTGTCACCGGTCGACTGGCGCTGCCCGGCGCGGCGGAGCGGGTCGAGATCGGGGACAAATGCGGCAAGAATGCCTATCAGATGATCCGCGAAGCCCACGAGGAAGGGGTCACCTTCAAGGTAGGCACCTCGGTGGTGGAACTCTACGGCGAGGAGTTCATCGCCGAGGTCGCCGAGATCGTGGGCGGCGCCTACGTCATCAGCGAAGCCATGGACGACGAAACGGTGACGTTCACCTACTGA
- a CDS encoding S-methyl-5'-thioinosine phosphorylase, with protein MTTDTSLAIIGGTGLTRLPGLEITHREVVHTPYGDPSGPVTHGVLHGREVMFLARHGYGHTIPPHRVNYRANIWALKHLKVGRVLAVAAVGAIHEALTPGSLAFPDQIIDYTWSRKHTFFEDDLAHVTHVDLTHPYDEELRRRMMAAAEAGQIPYQGAGTYGATQGPRLETAAEIRRLRRDGCDMVGMTGMPEAALAREAGLRYAACAVSVNWAAGLQGDEVTMEEIEGNLSVGMERVKTLLGALIPAL; from the coding sequence GTGACCACGGATACTTCGCTGGCAATCATCGGCGGCACCGGCCTCACCCGGCTGCCGGGGCTGGAAATCACCCACCGGGAAGTGGTGCACACGCCCTACGGCGACCCCTCCGGGCCCGTCACCCATGGGGTGTTGCACGGGCGGGAAGTGATGTTCCTGGCGCGTCACGGTTATGGGCATACCATTCCGCCCCACCGGGTGAACTACCGGGCGAACATCTGGGCGCTCAAGCACCTGAAGGTGGGCCGGGTGCTGGCCGTGGCCGCCGTGGGGGCGATCCACGAAGCGCTCACCCCGGGCAGCCTCGCCTTTCCCGACCAGATCATCGACTACACCTGGTCGCGCAAGCATACCTTCTTCGAGGATGATCTGGCCCACGTTACCCACGTGGACCTCACCCACCCCTACGACGAGGAGCTGCGTCGGCGCATGATGGCCGCGGCGGAGGCGGGCCAGATTCCGTACCAGGGTGCCGGCACCTACGGCGCCACCCAGGGTCCGCGCCTGGAAACCGCCGCCGAGATCCGCCGCCTGCGGCGCGACGGCTGCGATATGGTCGGCATGACCGGCATGCCCGAAGCGGCCCTGGCCCGGGAGGCGGGCCTGCGCTATGCCGCCTGCGCGGTCAGCGTGAACTGGGCCGCCGGTCTGCAGGGGGACGAGGTCACCATGGAAGAGATCGAAGGCAATCTCAGCGTGGGGATGGAGCGGGTGAAGACCTTGCTGGGGGCCTTGATTCCGGCGCTTTGA
- a CDS encoding DUF2721 domain-containing protein, giving the protein MDFSMATPALLFPAISLLLLAYTNRFLALAALIRDLQTRYRSHRDSNLRGQIDNLRRRVLLIRNMQAAGVASLLLCVLCMFLLFAGQALIAKYLFGVSLLLLIISLGISIREIQISVQALHLQLSDLEE; this is encoded by the coding sequence ATGGACTTCTCCATGGCCACGCCGGCGCTGCTGTTTCCGGCCATCTCCCTGCTGCTGCTCGCCTACACCAACCGCTTTCTGGCCCTCGCCGCACTGATTCGCGATCTGCAGACCCGCTATCGCAGCCACCGCGACAGTAATCTGCGCGGTCAGATCGACAATCTGCGCCGGCGGGTGCTGTTGATCCGCAATATGCAGGCGGCGGGGGTGGCCAGCCTGCTGCTGTGCGTGCTGTGCATGTTCCTGCTGTTCGCCGGCCAGGCGCTGATCGCCAAGTATCTCTTCGGCGTCAGCCTGCTGTTGTTGATCATTTCTCTGGGGATCTCCATACGCGAGATCCAGATCTCGGTGCAGGCGCTGCATCTGCAGTTGTCCGATCTGGAAGAATGA
- the imuA gene encoding translesion DNA synthesis-associated protein ImuA: MNSAVEELLQQPGIWRANAPARNTGLEHVSSGFDSLDACLPGGGWPLGAVTEILHGQSGIGELRLLMPALVELTRRGRWVALIAPPHIPYAPALAAYGLDLSRLLLVHPRAESDALWAVEQALRAGTCGAVLAWPRRLDERSLRRLQLAAEAGNSWSLLFRDVRSAEQPSPAALRLQLEERKGKTLVQLLKCRGGHAGQHLLLDLERDVRLPATEAPAVEQPVAEKPARRPRRAAPRPLSRPPAPAGTPQLDLPLAGGAPRRGRRR; encoded by the coding sequence ATGAACAGCGCCGTGGAAGAACTCCTGCAGCAACCGGGCATCTGGCGCGCCAATGCCCCGGCCCGCAACACGGGCCTGGAGCACGTGAGCAGCGGCTTTGACTCCCTGGACGCCTGCCTGCCCGGCGGCGGCTGGCCGCTGGGGGCGGTCACCGAGATCCTGCACGGGCAATCGGGCATCGGCGAGCTGCGCCTGCTCATGCCCGCGCTGGTGGAACTGACCCGGCGCGGGCGCTGGGTGGCGCTGATCGCCCCGCCCCACATTCCCTACGCCCCGGCGCTGGCCGCCTACGGGCTGGACTTGTCCCGGCTGCTGCTGGTGCATCCGCGGGCCGAGTCCGACGCCCTGTGGGCGGTGGAACAGGCCCTGCGCGCCGGCACCTGCGGCGCGGTGCTCGCCTGGCCCAGGCGCCTGGACGAGCGCAGCCTGCGCCGCCTGCAGCTGGCCGCCGAGGCCGGCAACAGCTGGAGCCTGCTGTTCCGCGATGTCCGCAGCGCCGAGCAGCCCTCCCCCGCCGCGCTGCGGCTGCAACTGGAAGAGCGCAAGGGCAAGACCTTGGTACAGCTGCTCAAGTGCCGTGGCGGCCACGCCGGGCAGCATCTGCTGCTGGATCTGGAACGGGATGTGCGCCTGCCGGCGACGGAAGCCCCGGCCGTGGAGCAGCCGGTGGCCGAGAAACCGGCCCGGCGTCCTCGGCGTGCCGCCCCGCGGCCGCTGAGCCGACCGCCTGCGCCGGCGGGCACGCCGCAGCTGGACCTGCCGCTGGCCGGCGGGGCCCCAAGGCGCGGACGGCGGCGGTAG
- a CDS encoding PA3496 family putative envelope integrity protein: protein MGDDYDADTWDGEDEGVGEDILPPPRHNAGARPDSRRAIEAMQEERRLRQLLEDEYSF from the coding sequence ATGGGTGATGACTACGACGCCGACACCTGGGATGGCGAGGACGAGGGCGTAGGCGAGGACATCCTGCCGCCCCCTCGCCACAATGCCGGCGCCCGGCCGGACAGCCGCCGCGCCATAGAGGCCATGCAGGAGGAACGCCGCCTGCGTCAACTGCTGGAGGACGAATACAGCTTCTAG
- a CDS encoding cation:proton antiporter — MNSHLTTALILVAVLGISAQWLAWRLRWPAIVLLCVFGLLAGPVFGWMVPARDLGELTQPVVQMCVAIILFEGGLSLRWHEFRVASSGVRRLLFPALPFNWLLGSLAAHYIGGLSWPVALVFGAIIVVTGPTVIIPLLRSAGLRRRPASYLKWEGIINDPIGAMLAVLVFQYFHSVGSGPGFGVSVFGGLALGLGVGVALGWLGAQLIALAFIRHWVPEYLKPLVLLMAVLLSFLLSNQVQHEAGLVAVTVFGIVLANRGLADIEEVRRFKEYLTVLLVSAVFILLTANITPETLRLLDWRAAALLAAVLFLVRPAAVLLATVRSDMTWRERLLVAWIAPRGIVAAAVAGVFGPEMVAAGYAQAELLMPLIFALVLLTVIVHGFSLDKLARVLDLASSERRGVLIVGATPWSVEFASTLQKLDVSVMVADPSWSRLRGARLGGLRYYYGEILSEDAEERLDLSDIGYLLALTDNDAYNALVCSRFINTFGRENVFQLPTSVEEQPREMRRTLKGRVLYGRDARYEELLRLHYQGWRFQKTRLTEDYPAESYFTEMDDNAMPLALLRAGRVQFQQAEYPLKPQPGDVMLAFVSPKIQRERRGLAGAEAELAPGEEPKPRMPG; from the coding sequence ATGAACAGCCATCTCACCACGGCCCTGATTCTGGTGGCGGTGCTGGGCATCAGCGCCCAGTGGCTCGCCTGGCGGCTGCGCTGGCCCGCCATCGTGCTGCTTTGCGTGTTCGGCCTGCTGGCGGGCCCGGTATTCGGCTGGATGGTGCCCGCCCGGGACTTGGGGGAGCTCACCCAGCCGGTGGTGCAGATGTGTGTGGCCATCATCCTCTTCGAGGGCGGCCTGAGCCTGCGCTGGCACGAATTCCGCGTGGCCTCCAGCGGCGTGCGCCGGTTGTTGTTCCCGGCGCTGCCCTTCAATTGGCTGCTGGGCAGCCTGGCGGCCCACTATATCGGCGGCCTGAGCTGGCCCGTGGCGCTGGTGTTCGGCGCGATCATCGTGGTCACCGGCCCCACGGTCATCATCCCGCTGCTGCGCAGCGCCGGGCTGCGCCGCCGGCCCGCCTCCTACCTGAAGTGGGAGGGCATCATCAACGACCCCATCGGTGCGATGCTCGCGGTGCTGGTGTTTCAGTACTTCCATTCCGTGGGCAGCGGTCCGGGCTTTGGCGTGAGCGTGTTCGGGGGCTTGGCGCTGGGTCTGGGCGTTGGTGTGGCGCTCGGCTGGCTGGGAGCGCAGTTGATTGCGCTGGCCTTCATCCGCCACTGGGTGCCCGAATACCTGAAGCCTCTGGTGCTGCTGATGGCGGTGTTGCTGAGCTTTCTGCTCAGCAACCAGGTGCAGCACGAGGCGGGGCTGGTGGCGGTGACCGTGTTCGGCATCGTGCTGGCCAATCGGGGGCTGGCGGATATCGAGGAAGTGCGCCGCTTCAAGGAATATCTCACCGTACTGCTGGTCTCCGCGGTGTTCATCCTGCTCACCGCCAATATCACCCCCGAGACCCTGCGGCTGCTGGACTGGCGGGCGGCGGCGCTGCTCGCCGCGGTGCTCTTCCTGGTGCGCCCGGCGGCGGTGCTGCTGGCCACCGTGCGCAGCGACATGACCTGGCGAGAGCGGCTGCTGGTGGCCTGGATCGCGCCCCGGGGCATCGTCGCCGCGGCGGTGGCCGGTGTGTTCGGCCCCGAGATGGTGGCCGCCGGCTATGCTCAGGCGGAATTGCTGATGCCCTTGATCTTCGCCCTGGTGCTGCTCACCGTGATCGTGCATGGCTTCTCGCTGGACAAGCTTGCCCGGGTGCTGGACCTGGCCTCGTCCGAGCGCCGTGGCGTGCTGATCGTCGGCGCCACCCCCTGGAGCGTGGAATTCGCCAGCACCCTTCAGAAGCTGGACGTGTCGGTGATGGTCGCTGACCCCTCCTGGTCGCGCCTGCGTGGCGCTCGACTGGGGGGGCTGCGCTACTACTACGGCGAGATTCTCTCCGAGGACGCCGAGGAGCGACTGGACCTGAGCGACATCGGCTACCTGCTGGCGCTCACCGACAACGACGCCTACAACGCCCTGGTCTGTTCGCGCTTCATCAACACCTTCGGCCGCGAGAACGTCTTCCAGCTGCCCACCTCCGTCGAGGAGCAGCCCCGGGAGATGCGCCGCACCCTGAAGGGCCGGGTACTCTATGGGCGAGACGCCCGCTACGAGGAACTGCTGCGCCTGCACTACCAGGGCTGGCGCTTCCAGAAGACCCGCTTGACCGAGGACTACCCGGCCGAGAGCTACTTCACCGAGATGGATGACAATGCCATGCCGCTCGCCCTGCTGCGGGCCGGGCGCGTGCAGTTTCAGCAGGCGGAATACCCGCTCAAGCCCCAGCCGGGGGATGTGATGCTGGCCTTTGTCTCACCGAAGATACAGCGGGAACGCCGTGGCCTGGCCGGGGCCGAGGCGGAGCTGGCGCCGGGGGAGGAGCCGAAACCCCGCATGCCGGGGTGA
- the relA gene encoding GTP diphosphokinase encodes MVSINSQAHELINRGEVGFEQWAAHLPVPLQGEERTFLHMAWQTADASYGERLRENGEIAFRHALAVATIVAELRLDVETIAAALLKDISEAELEALRRRFGTALPALVEGTGRMRLIEQLPEHAEAGAEDRAEPLRKMLLAMARDVRVVFITLAERLQELRLAKGLPEDERRRLGQEVRDIYAPLANRLGIWQLKWELEDLAFRYLEPANYKRIAKQLAEKRRDREAYIAEIRQTLQAALAEAGVEAEVRGRPKHLYSIWKKMQRKQLDFNELYDIRALRVMVHDVPACYAALGVVHGLWRHIPKEFDDYIATPKENNYRSLHTAVIGPGGMAFEVQIRTRQMHQEAELGIAAHWRYKEGGSRDADFERKLAWLRQLLESGPEEGEDLLDRFKGEVFEDRVYAITPKGRILDLPRGATALDFAYYIHSDIGHHCRGAKINGRMTPLTQPLRNGDQVEILTHPASTPSRDWLNPSRGYLGTSRARAKARTWFRQQDHDKNISAGRAILDRELHRLGVQDVNLERLAQKNPRFPKVDDFLAAIGRQEITGGQIAQYLSEQLLPAPEPELHTRPPSRSGPGDDVSIYGVGNLLTRLARCCRPAPGDAIVGFITRGQGVTVHRGNCPTLQRLRESEAERLIDVSWSRPGERRYPVEIHVRAHDRQGLIRDISAILSNDRINVLGINTRTDAREHLAHMDLTVEIEDVAQLSRLMDRIGALRNVMDVRRRG; translated from the coding sequence ATGGTCAGCATCAACAGCCAGGCCCATGAACTGATCAATCGCGGCGAGGTCGGCTTCGAGCAATGGGCGGCGCATCTGCCGGTGCCCCTGCAGGGCGAGGAGCGCACCTTCCTGCATATGGCCTGGCAGACCGCCGACGCCAGCTACGGCGAGCGCCTGCGCGAGAATGGCGAAATCGCCTTCCGCCATGCCCTGGCGGTGGCCACCATCGTCGCCGAGCTGCGTCTCGATGTGGAGACCATCGCCGCGGCCCTGCTGAAGGATATTTCCGAGGCTGAACTGGAAGCTCTGCGCCGGCGCTTCGGCACCGCCTTGCCGGCGCTGGTGGAAGGCACCGGGCGCATGCGCCTGATCGAACAGTTGCCCGAGCACGCCGAGGCCGGCGCCGAGGACCGGGCCGAGCCTTTGCGCAAGATGCTGTTGGCCATGGCGCGGGATGTGCGGGTGGTGTTCATCACCCTGGCCGAGCGCCTGCAAGAGCTGCGTCTGGCGAAGGGGCTCCCGGAGGACGAGCGTCGGCGCCTGGGCCAGGAGGTGCGCGATATCTACGCGCCGCTGGCCAACCGCTTGGGTATCTGGCAGCTCAAGTGGGAGCTGGAGGATCTGGCTTTCCGCTACCTGGAGCCGGCCAATTACAAGCGCATTGCCAAGCAGCTCGCCGAAAAGCGCCGCGACCGCGAGGCCTACATCGCCGAGATCCGCCAGACCCTGCAGGCCGCCCTGGCGGAGGCCGGTGTCGAGGCTGAGGTCCGAGGCCGGCCCAAGCACCTCTACAGCATCTGGAAGAAGATGCAACGCAAGCAGCTCGACTTCAACGAGCTCTACGATATCCGCGCGTTGCGGGTGATGGTGCATGACGTGCCCGCCTGCTACGCGGCGCTGGGCGTGGTGCACGGACTGTGGCGGCATATCCCAAAGGAATTCGACGACTACATCGCCACCCCCAAGGAGAACAATTACCGCTCCCTGCACACCGCGGTGATCGGCCCCGGCGGCATGGCCTTCGAGGTGCAGATTCGCACCCGGCAGATGCACCAGGAGGCGGAGCTGGGCATCGCCGCCCACTGGCGCTACAAGGAAGGCGGCAGCCGCGATGCGGATTTCGAGCGCAAGCTCGCCTGGTTGCGCCAGCTGCTGGAGAGCGGCCCGGAGGAGGGCGAGGACCTGCTGGACCGTTTCAAGGGCGAGGTCTTCGAGGACCGGGTCTACGCCATCACCCCCAAGGGGCGCATCCTGGACCTGCCCCGGGGCGCGACGGCGCTGGATTTCGCCTACTACATCCACAGTGACATCGGTCATCACTGCCGTGGGGCGAAGATCAACGGCCGCATGACACCGCTCACCCAGCCGCTGCGCAACGGCGACCAGGTGGAGATCCTCACCCATCCCGCCAGCACCCCCAGCCGCGACTGGCTCAATCCCAGCCGGGGTTACCTGGGCACCAGCCGTGCCCGGGCCAAGGCCCGGACCTGGTTCCGCCAGCAGGACCACGACAAGAACATCAGCGCCGGTCGCGCCATTCTGGATCGGGAGCTGCACCGGCTGGGGGTGCAGGATGTGAACCTGGAGCGTCTGGCGCAGAAGAATCCGCGCTTCCCCAAGGTGGATGATTTTTTGGCCGCCATCGGCCGCCAGGAGATCACCGGCGGACAGATCGCCCAGTACCTGAGCGAGCAGCTGCTGCCCGCGCCGGAGCCCGAGCTGCACACCCGCCCGCCCAGTCGCAGCGGCCCCGGGGACGATGTGAGCATCTACGGGGTGGGCAACCTGCTCACCCGTCTGGCCCGCTGCTGCCGGCCCGCGCCGGGCGATGCCATCGTCGGTTTCATCACCCGCGGCCAGGGGGTGACGGTGCACCGGGGCAACTGCCCGACCCTGCAGCGGCTGCGCGAGAGCGAGGCGGAGCGGTTGATCGATGTGAGCTGGAGCCGCCCGGGAGAGCGTCGCTACCCGGTGGAGATTCATGTGCGCGCCCACGACCGCCAAGGCCTGATTCGCGATATCTCCGCCATTCTCAGCAACGACCGGATCAATGTGCTGGGCATCAACACGCGCACCGACGCTCGTGAGCATCTGGCGCACATGGATCTGACCGTGGAGATCGAGGACGTGGCCCAGCTCAGCCGCCTGATGGACCGTATCGGCGCGCTGCGCAACGTCATGGATGTGCGCCGCCGTGGCTGA
- a CDS encoding hypoxanthine-guanine phosphoribosyltransferase: MTLARSEQAEAVLRAAELLHDGAAVELAITRMAEQISERLAQSMPLVLTVMVGGLIPAGKLLPQLRFPLEMDYIHATRYRGETSGGELLWLARPQAPLAGRTVLVIDDILDEGHTLAGILDDCRAQGAKEVLSAVLVDKRHERRFQNLQADFVGLEVDDRYVFGAGMDYKGLCRNLPGIYAAQED; this comes from the coding sequence ATGACGCTGGCGCGTTCCGAACAGGCCGAGGCGGTGTTGCGCGCCGCCGAGCTGCTCCACGACGGGGCGGCGGTGGAGTTGGCCATCACCCGCATGGCCGAGCAGATCAGCGAGCGCCTGGCGCAGAGCATGCCGCTGGTACTCACCGTCATGGTGGGGGGGCTGATCCCCGCCGGCAAGCTGCTGCCTCAGTTGCGCTTCCCTCTGGAAATGGACTACATCCACGCCACCCGCTACCGCGGCGAGACCAGTGGCGGCGAACTGCTGTGGCTGGCCCGTCCCCAGGCGCCGCTGGCCGGGCGCACCGTGCTGGTGATCGACGACATTCTCGACGAGGGCCACACCCTGGCCGGCATACTCGATGACTGCCGCGCCCAGGGTGCGAAAGAGGTGCTGAGTGCGGTGCTGGTGGACAAGCGCCACGAGCGGCGTTTCCAGAACCTGCAAGCGGATTTCGTCGGCCTGGAGGTGGACGATCGCTACGTTTTCGGCGCCGGCATGGACTACAAGGGGCTGTGCCGGAACCTGCCCGGCATCTACGCCGCCCAGGAGGATTGA
- the xseA gene encoding exodeoxyribonuclease VII large subunit: MQSPNPDQRPDIYTVTRLNEEARALLETGLPLLWVEGEISNLARPASGHIYFTLKDSGAQVRCAMFRGRNQLLRFAPRNGERVLLRAKVSLYPARGDYQLIVEHMESAGDGALRRAFEQLQARLQAEGLFDPAHKRPLPAMPQRLGVITSPSGAAIRDVLSVLKRRYPRLEVLIYPVPVQGEGAARQIAEAIALADARREVDLLLLTRGGGSLEDLWAFNEEDVARALYACELPTVSAVGHEVDYSIADLVADQRAATPSAAAELISPDGAAWLRRFVQLEQQLRNLQRRQRQRQHERLQWLTHRLRQLHPGRRLQDHGQRLDELEQRLRRALQLQLSGLHQRLAGLNERLGGCSPAERIGHARERLQALARRQQRQMQQELHQRRLRLRGLAGELNAISPLATLQRGYAIVHDAEGGVLRRAAQARSGDAVVARLSDGSLHCVVGSVRLNEPGEQD; this comes from the coding sequence ATGCAAAGCCCGAACCCCGACCAACGCCCGGACATCTACACCGTTACCCGCCTCAACGAAGAGGCCCGCGCGCTGCTGGAAACCGGCCTGCCGCTGCTGTGGGTGGAGGGTGAGATCTCCAACCTGGCCCGACCCGCTTCAGGGCATATCTATTTCACTCTCAAGGACAGCGGCGCGCAGGTGCGCTGCGCCATGTTCCGCGGACGCAACCAGCTGCTGCGCTTCGCGCCGCGCAACGGCGAGCGGGTTTTACTGCGAGCCAAGGTCAGCCTCTACCCGGCCCGGGGTGATTACCAGCTCATCGTGGAGCACATGGAATCCGCCGGTGATGGTGCCCTGCGCCGGGCCTTCGAACAGCTGCAGGCCCGGCTACAGGCGGAAGGCCTGTTCGACCCCGCCCACAAGCGCCCCCTACCTGCCATGCCCCAACGCCTGGGGGTGATCACTTCGCCCAGCGGGGCGGCCATCCGCGATGTGCTCAGTGTGCTCAAACGCCGCTACCCGCGGCTGGAAGTGCTGATCTACCCGGTGCCGGTGCAGGGGGAAGGTGCCGCTCGGCAGATCGCCGAGGCCATCGCCCTGGCCGATGCCCGCCGAGAGGTGGACCTGCTGCTGCTCACTCGCGGCGGCGGCTCGCTGGAAGACCTCTGGGCCTTCAACGAGGAAGACGTGGCCCGGGCGCTGTACGCCTGCGAGCTGCCCACGGTGAGCGCCGTGGGCCACGAGGTGGACTACAGCATCGCCGATCTGGTGGCGGACCAGCGCGCCGCCACGCCCTCGGCGGCCGCGGAGCTGATCAGCCCGGACGGCGCGGCCTGGTTGCGGCGCTTCGTCCAGCTGGAGCAGCAGCTGCGCAATCTGCAGCGGCGCCAGCGCCAACGCCAGCACGAGCGCCTGCAGTGGCTGACGCACCGCCTGCGCCAGCTCCACCCGGGTCGCCGGCTGCAGGACCATGGCCAGCGCCTGGATGAGCTGGAGCAGCGCCTGCGGCGGGCGCTGCAACTGCAGCTAAGCGGCCTGCATCAGCGCCTGGCGGGCCTGAATGAGCGACTCGGCGGCTGCTCGCCGGCCGAACGTATTGGCCACGCGCGGGAGCGGCTTCAGGCCCTGGCCCGGCGCCAGCAGCGACAGATGCAGCAGGAACTGCATCAGCGCCGGCTGCGCCTGCGGGGGCTGGCCGGGGAGCTGAATGCCATCAGCCCGCTGGCGACCCTGCAGCGCGGTTACGCCATTGTCCACGATGCCGAAGGTGGCGTGCTGCGCCGCGCCGCCCAGGCACGTTCCGGGGACGCGGTGGTGGCCCGGCTCAGCGACGGCAGCCTGCACTGTGTGGTGGGCTCGGTGCGGCTGAACGAGCCCGGCGAACAGGACTGA
- a CDS encoding DUF4112 domain-containing protein: MGTEAQLRELDRLARLLDSSLRVPGTRWRFGLDGLIGLIPGAGDLATGGLSAWIVLRAWRMGAPRTVLLRMAANVGLDVLLGSVPLLGDAFDFFFKANRRNLRLLRRHLQRHGG, translated from the coding sequence ATGGGTACCGAGGCGCAGTTGCGGGAGCTCGATCGGTTGGCGAGGTTGCTCGACAGCAGTCTGCGGGTCCCCGGCACCCGTTGGCGTTTCGGGTTGGACGGCTTGATCGGGTTGATTCCGGGGGCGGGAGATCTGGCCACCGGGGGGCTGAGCGCCTGGATCGTGCTGCGCGCCTGGCGCATGGGAGCGCCGCGCACGGTGCTGTTGCGCATGGCCGCCAATGTGGGGTTGGATGTGCTGCTCGGCAGCGTGCCGCTGCTGGGGGACGCGTTTGATTTCTTCTTCAAGGCCAACCGGCGCAACCTGCGCTTGCTGCGACGACACCTGCAACGCCATGGCGGGTGA